In the genome of Arctopsyche grandis isolate Sample6627 chromosome 13, ASM5162203v2, whole genome shotgun sequence, the window TTTAATACAGGATCCTCTGTTTTTACTttcttaaacaattaaaattttcctaATATATATAATCCCGATAAACAAGTTACTCTACTTAAAGCAACGTAAAGCAAGGCCCGTGTAATGCGACCTGAATTTAAATCTATAACGACTTTTTCAAATGTTTGTCCCTGACTCTTATGAATTGTCAGGCCCTCGGACGGAACTACTGGAAACTGTTTTCTAATTACTGGATTacctattttatttgatatatttagagATATGCTAATTTTTGAAACTGGAGTTAaagttttatcaattttttcttTCTCAACTAAATTACTGAATAAACTACGGGCCTTACTACCTACACTTTTGGAAGAAAAATCTATCCAAACAATTTCTACATTTGAAGCCTGCTCAACTGAAATAAATTTTAGCTCTCCACACGCCCGATTTACTAACCCATCTTCAATATCTATATTATTTGTTATCATATACTTAAGGCCTATTTTTAATCTTACTACATGTGGAAGACCGTTGACAtcacttaattttttattttttaacgattGCAAAATtcccaacttttttttttctgaaatgcTACCTAATATTACATCTTCCGCCTCTGCTATAAATTCTTCTCCAGATTGccgatcaattttaaaattgttgtAAATCTCTACATAtctattttcacaaaataaacgAATAGCTTCAATAGGTACGTCTTTTTCGGCTATTTCGCGTGATTTGAAGATTTCTATATCTCTCTCATCTAAACTATTATTGGCTAAATTATTTAACGCCTTTATAAAATCTAGTTGCTTTTGACGCATTACCTTGGTTAACTCAAAAATTTGGAAATGTTCCCACAAGGGGgttgatattaaagaaagtgtCCATTTCATTTTTGGGAGGCAAAAATATTTGGCGATCCATGACTGGAGGTAACTGATGTAAATCTCCTACACAAACAACTGATATACCCCCAAAAGGTTTGTTAATCCCAATAATCTGTCTCAATCTGGTATCTATGCGACTAAAAAGAGTACTACCTACCATTGAAATTTCGTCTATAACTAACAATTTTAAGTGGAATAACTTCTCGCGAATACTACTAGCTAAATCCTCTGACAAGTTTGGCATTTGGCCTCCAAATTGACTAACCGGTAACGCAAACGCCGTGTGAAGTGTGATCCCATTTATGAGAAAAGCGGCCTTACCTGACGGAGcacacaataaaacaaaaattgtatttttatccgATCCCGGGAGAGCATCAAAATAATTCGTTATAGATTGGTAGAGCTCGAATCACTACACTTTTAC includes:
- the LOC143921538 gene encoding uncharacterized protein LOC143921538; this encodes MKWTLSLISTPLWEHFQIFELTKVMRQKQLDFIKALNNLANNSLDERDIEIFKSREIAEKDVPIEAIRLFCENRYVEIYNNFKIDRQSGEEFIAEAEDVILGSISEKKKLGILQSLKNKKLSDVNGLPHVVRLKIGLKVTCLSGLYILGKF